The Elgaria multicarinata webbii isolate HBS135686 ecotype San Diego chromosome 1, rElgMul1.1.pri, whole genome shotgun sequence genome has a window encoding:
- the SHCBP1L gene encoding testicular spindle-associated protein SHCBP1L gives MASSAFEQPHQKVVEEREEEERAADTSSGACSSSSAAESPPQNTRGRRRLLPISLGEDPGEEEAGPLPVQFPSHLGALTGREKVALYCDHLLKGCKAEDANEAISKYLLEKLKMKEKWLGIWKTNPELFFVSSEEIPIPYVGVLVEVTCKLPQNPSANFKVSVAVAEPFSSNIANIPRQLVDEVLEEMDHCVPLLEVYPVEGQDSVVLHIAKGLEIVRFFYDFLWRDWDDDENSETYAALIEERIKIWCDIQNGIIPAPIAHRFRRNLEKYKSMHLDLIHYQSNIKEEPTAEEAVECWKKYYELIMLCGLLKIWEDLRLRAHGPLTPRILKRRKGHRDDGKTVTHIVAKTVPAEMVKEFSSDTLQQHDNLNLALDSCYSGDNVLIFPGEHKAVNLSMLTEDIVIKGVGRPEEIVIVSDPADESFVVSRAQNVKLMNITLLQQGTVDGIIVVESGHTVLENCVLKCEGTGACVLVGASMTIINSEITGAQGAGVELYPGSIATLEGNKIHHCNNFRSSDSSRGSLGGINIKVLPAPKLRMKNNHIYSNNGYGVTIIKPSEQLCATAEGPMESAAAGDGEDSISKLMQELSLEINTNILEDDTKGISIVN, from the exons ATGGCGTCGAGTGCCTTTGAGCAGCCGCAccagaaagtggtggaagaaagagaagaggaagaaagggcaGCTGACACGTCCTCAGGCGCCTGTTCCAGTTCTAGCGCCGCGGAGAGTCCGCCTCAAAACAcgaggggccgccgccgcctcctccctaTCAGCCTTGGAGAGGACCCCGGGGAGGAGGAGGCCGGCCCGCTGCCGGTGCAGTTCCCGTCCCACCTGGGGGCGCTGACTGGCCGGGAGAAGGTGGCGCTTTACTGCGACCACCTGCTGAAGGGCTGCAAG gcagaagatgCTAATGAGGCCATTAGTAAATACCTTTTGGAAAAGTTGAAGATGAAGGAAAAATGGCTTGGAATCTGGAAGACCAATCCAGAACTATTTTTTGTCAGTTCTGAAGAAATTCCCATACCATATGTTGGTGTGCTTGTTGAG GTTACTTGCAAACTTCCCCAGAATCCCTCAGCTAACTTCAAAGTTTCTGTAGCTGTAGCTGAACCCTTTTCCTCTAATATTGCAAATATTCCAAGACAATTAGTTGATGAAGTTCTGGAAGAAATGGATCATTGTGTGCCTCTTTTGGAAGTCTATCCTGTTGAGGGGCAGGATAGTGTAGTGCTTCATATAGCCAAGGGGTTGGAAATTGTGAG GTTTTTCTATGACTTCCTTTGGAGAGATTGGGATGATGATGAAAATAGTGAGACCTATGCTGCATTGATAGAAGAAAGAATTAAGAT TTGGTGTGATATTCAGAATGGGATTATCCCTGCTCCAATTGCTCACCGTTTTAGAAGAAATCTGGAAAAGTACAAGAGCATGCATTTGGACTTGATTCATTACCAAAGTAATATTAAGGAAGAGCCCACTGCAGAAGAAGCTGTTGAATGTTGGAAAAAATACTATGAGCTAATTATGCTGTGTGGATTGTTGAAAATATGGGAAGATTTGCGCTTAAG GGCTCATGGACCTCTGACCCCAAGAATATTAAAACGCAGGAAAGGACACAGAGATGACGGGAAAACTGTAACTCACATTGTTGCAAAAACAGTGCCAGCAGAAATG GTTAAAGAATTTTCCTCTGACACACTACAACAGCATGATAACTTAAACTTGGCTTTGGACAGCTGTTACAGTGGAGATAATGTGCTTATTTTCCCAGGAGAGCATAAAGCAGTAAACCTTTCCATGTTAACTGAAGATATTGTTATTAAAG GAGTTGGAAGACCAGAGGAAATTGTGATTGTTTCAGACCCAGCCGATGAGAGTTTTGTAGTATCCAGGGCCCAAAATGTGAAATTAATGAATATTACTTTGCTCCAGCAAGGGACTGTTGATGGTATTATAGTAGTTGAATCTGGACACACAGTTTTGGAGAATTGTGTATTGAAATGTGAAGGAACTGGTGCCTGTGTACTTGTTGGGGCTTCCATGACAATTATAAACAGTGAGATAACCGGAGCTCAG GGGGCTGGAGTTGAATTATACCCAGGAAGCATAGCTACTTTGGAGGGTAACAAAATTCACCACTGCAATAACTTCAGAAGCAGTGACTCTTCCCGGGGTAGTCTTGGTGGAATTAACATTAAG GTTCTTCCTGCTCCTAAACTAAGGATGAAAAACAATCATATCTACAGTAACAATGGCTATGGCGTGACTATTATTAAGCCTTCTGAACAGCTATGTGCTACGGCTGAAGGACCAATGGAAAGTGCTGCAGCAGGAGATGGAGAAGATTCCATTTCCAAACTAATGCAGGAACTGAGCCTTGAGATAAACACTAATATCCTAGAAGACGACACTAAAGGCATCAGCATAGTTAACTGA